A region from the Nitrososphaera sp. genome encodes:
- a CDS encoding VTT domain-containing protein — translation MADIATAISTLLHDPIFVKFGLAGLFLNCLLSPFVPIPTEIAVSALVLADQSLYLILIVLISGSIIGSFLGYFAGYSGNKLFLKLHRRTHTKAQEKEHRLLSKYSWLVILFSPWLPFVGNAIVITAGVKKYNLTIFSLSIIAGQALKAAATVFLINIILTHLLKGVLH, via the coding sequence TTGGCTGACATCGCAACCGCGATATCCACCCTACTCCACGACCCTATCTTTGTAAAGTTTGGCCTGGCAGGCCTATTCTTAAACTGCCTGCTCTCGCCATTCGTTCCGATCCCGACAGAAATTGCAGTTTCAGCACTTGTGCTTGCTGATCAAAGTCTGTATTTGATTCTAATAGTGCTAATTTCGGGCTCGATTATCGGCAGTTTTCTTGGCTACTTTGCAGGTTACTCGGGAAACAAACTTTTTCTCAAACTGCACAGGAGGACTCATACCAAGGCGCAGGAGAAGGAGCACCGACTACTCTCAAAATACAGCTGGCTAGTTATCCTCTTTTCTCCTTGGTTGCCGTTTGTCGGAAACGCGATTGTCATCACAGCAGGCGTGAAAAAATACAATCTCACGATCTTCTCGCTATCAATCATTGCTGGCCAAGCGCTAAAAGCAGCGGCGACGGTATTTTTGATTAACATTATCCTTACTCATTTGCTGAAAGGCGTTCTGCACTGA